One window of the bacterium genome contains the following:
- a CDS encoding UDP-glucose 4-epimerase codes for MSGRRVLVTGGAGFIGSHVAEAYRDLGDRVWVVDDLSTGRASNIPEGVEFRRMDICDPELDALFREVGGFDVVNHHAAQIDVRKSVADPRADARVNIDGLLNVLECARRHGVGRFVFVSSGGVVYGEAEHRPTPETSTKQPVSPYGVTKLSAEYYLYYYHQVHGLDYVALRYSNVYGPRQDPHGEAGVVALFSNRIRTGNALTIYGDGEQTRDYVYVGDVVAANLALSEGPLERAAALDDRAFNVGTGIETTVNVLARLLMEAAGREVPVQYAPERPGELRHSCLDPSRLRARGWRPQVSLAEGLERTYEYIAGGGNGR; via the coding sequence ATGAGCGGCAGGCGGGTTCTGGTTACCGGTGGCGCCGGTTTCATCGGCAGCCACGTGGCCGAGGCGTACCGTGATCTCGGCGACCGGGTATGGGTCGTCGACGACCTGTCCACCGGGCGCGCGTCCAACATCCCGGAAGGTGTCGAGTTCCGGCGCATGGACATCTGCGACCCTGAGCTCGACGCGCTGTTCAGGGAGGTCGGCGGGTTCGACGTGGTGAACCATCACGCGGCGCAGATCGATGTCCGCAAGTCCGTTGCGGACCCACGTGCGGATGCGCGCGTCAACATCGACGGCCTGCTGAACGTGCTGGAATGCGCGCGGCGGCACGGGGTGGGGCGCTTCGTGTTCGTGTCCTCGGGCGGGGTGGTGTACGGCGAGGCGGAGCACCGGCCGACGCCGGAGACGTCGACGAAGCAGCCGGTCTCGCCGTACGGTGTGACGAAGCTGTCTGCGGAGTACTACCTGTACTACTACCACCAGGTCCACGGCCTGGACTATGTGGCGCTACGCTACTCGAACGTGTACGGCCCGCGCCAGGACCCGCACGGCGAGGCGGGCGTCGTGGCGTTGTTCTCGAACCGGATCCGGACCGGCAATGCTCTGACGATCTACGGCGACGGCGAACAGACGCGGGACTACGTGTACGTGGGCGACGTCGTGGCGGCGAACCTCGCGTTGAGCGAGGGGCCGCTCGAGCGGGCGGCGGCTTTGGACGACCGTGCGTTCAACGTGGGGACGGGGATCGAGACGACCGTGAACGTGCTGGCGCGGCTGCTGATGGAGGCGGCCGGTCGGGAGGTGCCGGTCCAGTACGCGCCGGAGCGACCGGGTGAGCTGCGGCACTCGTGCCTGGACCCCAGCCGGTTGCGGGCTCGGGGTTGGAGACCGCAGGTCTCGCTGGCCGAAGGTCTGGAGCGGACGTACGAGTACATTGCGGGAGGAGGGAACGGCCGGTGA
- a CDS encoding protein TolR: MLDPRGRRRRDLPLAADINITNLVDVAFVLLIIFIITAPILQGGVEVQLPRGEAAPITTSEAVTVTVARDGIYMDRVPVTSLAELERLLDRQMAEKGTKRVYLRGDSAVAYGQVAAVFGVLQRLGVEDVGMVFEPVPRRRR; encoded by the coding sequence ATGCTGGACCCCCGCGGGCGGCGGCGCCGCGACCTGCCGCTGGCCGCCGACATCAACATCACGAACCTGGTGGACGTGGCGTTCGTGCTGTTGATCATTTTCATCATCACCGCCCCGATCCTCCAGGGAGGGGTTGAGGTCCAGCTCCCTCGCGGCGAGGCGGCGCCGATCACGACGTCGGAGGCGGTGACGGTGACCGTGGCGCGGGACGGGATCTACATGGACCGGGTGCCGGTCACGTCGCTGGCGGAGCTGGAGCGCCTGCTCGATCGCCAGATGGCGGAAAAGGGGACGAAGCGGGTGTACCTCCGCGGGGATTCGGCCGTCGCCTACGGGCAGGTCGCCGCCGTGTTCGGCGTCCTCCAGCGGTTGGGCGTGGAGGACGTGGGGATGGTGTTCGAGCCCGTTCCGAGGCGGAGGAGGTGA